TGTCTCCAAGTACACCTTTGGTGCCTTCTCCTCCTTTCATTACTCCTATTGTTCCTACACCTCCTACTTTCCCTATTTCTCCTCCTACTCCTTTTGATCCTAACACCCCTCCTTTCCCATGCACGTAAGTCTTTTTTTACTACaccctttctttttatatttaCTTTTTTATTGTATTCTGAACGTAATTTTCATCATGAGTCATCCGTAAAATAATCTATGTTGGTTAACTCAAGGTTACAAATTTACAAATTGCACAAATTTGATGTCCTTCATGAAGTTATATATGTTCATGTTTATTTATGTTCGATATTCAGTAATTATTGTGTAAGACCGTTATACAGATAATAACAACCCTTTTGTATGTTACATACCtaatttattttgatagtataATATGTAATTTTAATAATCAATTAAAAGACTCTCTTACATGGTGAGACGATCTTATTCTTATTCGACCATGAAGTTGACAAGTAAGCATTTGATCTTGAAAATAGTAAAAAATTTGACCACTAGTAAATGACAAGTGGTTGACTATATTATTTTGACTCCTATACTTTCTTTAGATTATTTATTGCTAAGTTTAAAGTTGTGTCATTTTATTTGAataaatattactccgtattaaatGTGTAGTAATGTTGTGTTACCAACCTTgtttgtcatttgtcaagtgtAATTAATTTTACGTACAAAATTGATGAGCAACAGTCAATAATGTAATTAATGTGTCATACAAATATAAATGGATCGTCCATTTGTATTTAATGTGTATTAATGTTGTGTTACCAACCTTCTTCATTTTACGTACAAAATTAAGGAAAATGTAATAATCAAAAGTAAATAATGTAAAGTGCTTTACTTGATTGAAAGAGTTTACAAGCTATGTTATTCCAACTCTTCTGATTTTGCCACGTGTCCGTATCCGACATTCGGCATGTGGACCAGGTTATAACACTTCAACACCTTATTTTAAGCCAAAATATACTTATCTAAAtaaaaaatttttaaaaaaagtcGTGTTTTTGGCTTACAATGAAGTACCCGAATCCTATATCACCAGTCCATATTCGAGTGTCTAAGTGTCAAAAACACGTACACGAGTCCCAATAACTAATTTTTTTCGCATGTGTTGTCGTTGTTATGTGCAGTTACTGGGGAAGCCACCCGGCGTTGATATTCGGAGCACTAGGATGGTGGGCAACATTAGGAGGAATAATGGGAGTAGCAACATTACCAGGACTAGGAACAAGTAGCACCAGTCTGCAACAAGTCTTAAACAATCCTCGAAACGACGGGTATGGATCACTTTACAGAGAAGGAGCTGCATCTTACCTTAACTCCATGGCTACCAAGAACTTCTACTTCACTACTCCACAAGTTAAGGATGGGTTCCTTTCTTCGCTTAACTCGGAAAAAGCCGCTGCTCGTCAAGCTAGGCTTTTCAAGCTTGCTAATGAAGGCAAACTCAAGAAGTTTGTTTAATATAatccttgattattattattattccataGTAGATGAGTTTGATGCATGAATGTGTTTAATTGCTTTTTTAGTTGAAATTTTTATGTGGTGTGGAATTGTGGAATTTTAAGAGACTTGTTATTTGTTAGAGACCTATATTATGAGTGATttatgttgtttaatttatcAGTTCTTCTCTAATGCTGACcaaaaattcttgtttaagacggaggTATATGTTTTTTagttaaaacgggtcaaatattgAATCTCGACAGATCGAGGATTACTAAATGGGATTGTACTTGACCTGTTTTAATTATAAAACACATATCTCAGTCTTAAGGGAGACTAACGAATGTCGATAGACCGAGGATTTAATAGTATGATGGTGCAACAAGATTATAAGAAAATTATTAGGATTTTCTTGAAATTCAGACTGATTTTTCTTCATTGTATGCCCTTAGAATGCATGATTTTTCTAAGAAATGCTCATAATAAGTAGATAAAGACATTTTTATTTGACATGTAAGCGGAATTTGAAAACGTTTATATTTGTCGAACACAAATACCTTCTCGAGAAAGCGAGCGATGTCTTTTGCCAGTTGAGCCAGGTGCACGAATTGTTTAGTTCAGTTTGGTTCAGTTCATTCCTTCTCGAGTATCCTACAACAATTCAGAAGATAACATTACGTCAAACATATGTTGGTAGTAGTATCACGTCAATATTCGTATAAGTCGTAGACTCGTAACAACAATCCACATAATGGGACCGTCTCACAGTAGTGAAAAATGTGTGTTAAGTCTCAATAATGAGATAAGACCATGCCTCTTCATGACTGAATAAATGACATTTATTTAGTTATTTTGAATCCTGAGCATGTACCACCAACTTCCCACTATACTTATTGCAGTCTGCAGTCTGCAGTGAATGTGTAATGCTTCAGAAAAATTAAATGAGGGAGGATGACTACAGCCTGTGTTCAAGGGAACTGTAGAGTGTAGACTtcaccatgcattgacacatGCAACTACAATGGCCAAATAGGGTATTCGGGTCGGTTAGATCGGCTTGGATTAGTTCAAGAATGTAATGCATTCGAGTCGGGTCAGATCAGAGTGGCCTATTTCAAGTTTGGTCTATATTTGGTCATTTACATTCAACTGTAACCTTATTTCAATCATGTGCAAAGTAAATGTCCACTGCATTTTATGCATAAAGCATCCAATGACAATTAAAATGAACTTCCAACCAGAACCGTCTAATAGCATGTTCAAAAGGTTCTCCAGGGCCCAAAACCGATCACTTGTTTTAGTTTGCTAGCCAAATGCTAGGTTTGAGTATTATTTGGTACAAAAACGAAGTTTTCCTATTATATGGGACCTCAAAACCGGACCTTGAATTGTTTTTGAGCATATCTTCAGAATAATTCCATGATGAAAAGCCATCTATTTGACATCTTCTACTTTTAATTTGAGTGACAGTTCCTGGACAGGTTAAAGAGATATTATTAAGATAAGTCGATAAGCAGGACTGCAGGAATGAGATCACGAACATATGTCAATGACTCAATCAGAGCTAACAAGACCCATATCCAAACAGACTGACCCGTTTGCCAATTAAATCAGTAGCGTTTTGATTCCAAACTCGACCATGCTATAGATTGAGACATACCGAATGTTCTTCAAGATACGATCTAAGATTCATGCTGAAAATGCCTGCAGGCCAATAAGAAACAACATCATGATTTCATAATGGCATTATGAATACAGGATTACAGTATAAACTGAGAGTAACCTGCAACCAGAGCTCCGATTGCTAGATTGCTACACAGAATCTGCCAACCTGAAGAAGCAACCTCCACTTTGCTTACTTCAAGTCTCCGAGAACTGGCACAAATTTACACAACAGCACAGTTAGCAGATGCCCATTACCGAGAGCCAGAGGCCCTTGTGGACACACAAGATTTTGTTTTTGGGGCCGTGTTGAAGATTATACGTAATTCtataaaattatggaaaaattaTTCCTTCCCccttaaaacaaaaaaaattgatacTCAAAATTCAGTATTATTAGAACAGTATCCTAATAAGCTTCTAAAAAAGGTCAACAAAAATAATCCTCCTCAAAAATGAACTCCACTATATACATCCGACTGAAAGCAAAATCCGTATCATATGCAGTCGTAATCACAAGTCATTCATCTGTAAAAATTACATCGACTTACATGTAATACATAAACTGCTATCCTCAAAAGAGTTAACCTGTAAAGAACAAAAACTCGAGAATAACCAGTGTTGAAGAATGATCTACAAGCTACCTGCAGATGCATTAGCACTAACTATTGTGTCGAGATATTACAGTGAAACTTAATAATCATATTCTCTCTAATAAGCCGTCTGGATGTAATGTGCCAGTGGAGGATCTATTATGTGTAGCAAGTAGCAACGAAAGGTACTCTACTTGTATAATTAGTTGATCCGACTATTCGTTGCTACTTGCTACACAAAATACCCAAAAAAGGATCAGTTAGGGGGGAGTGACACCTAATTTACAGGAAAGGCAACACAGCACGACGTCACACATGGAAATGCTCATTAATTCTTCTGCAAATTTCGTAAAATGAACATTGTGTAAAGGAAATTTTGCAAAAAGGATACCCAGAAAAGGATCAGTTATGGAATTTTAATGAGAACTTTGTTTCAGGAGCACTAATTAAGGACTCGTTCTTTGCAAAAACAAACTAAATATCAAACATAAACGCAAAAAATGTGTTGCTACACACACTAGAGTACAAATTGCACATACAGGGGTCTTATAGACTTTGAGAGACTCTCATCTCAAGCTTTAGTTAATCAATACTCAACAGCATTCTTTCAGTTCAACAGATGTTACACATAAATACAGTATTCTTCAAGGCCCTAAGCTAACTAAATGTCAGGTGTTCTTAAGAAGACAATATTGGACGTCAGCGTCTCAGATGAAGAAAATACCTAGTGAGCTGGAAGAAGTTATCTAAAAGATCTTCCGTACCTCTGATATTGACATCGTCCTCGAAGGCATCTGATGGCAACTGAACAAATTAATGTGATCGATTTGAGGGCATCGCGTTCTAAAACTAGATTTAAGGAAGGACTTAGAGAAAGGGAAGTAAAGCATACTAAATCAATTTTAGTCATACTGTCATACATCTGTGTAAGCTTTATCATCCCAATATCAAAATGGCACACAGATGAACATTAACAGGAAAAACTCTGATTATGCATGAACACAACATATACCATAGAAAAATACTTTTGTTAAGTAATTTTTTATTTAAACCATAACTATCATGATGCATGTACTACTTGATAAACTAACAGCTTGTTTAGTGCCCGCATCCTTTATCACCAAATTTTTTCGTAAAACCTCTCTGCCATTGAAAGGTGGTCTAGAAGAGTAGAAGgtttttcattcaaaattttGTCATAGAAGGACCAATATCATGACACAATATCACCTTCGAATCACCAAATATATTTTCAACCCTATAGTGACCTTTAATTAACAGTTGCAACaatgataccacttatgataacTCGTTTTAACCTTCGACTTAATACCTATTCCATCAATGCAGATATTCAAGGAAACTGTCCAACAGATTGAACTCAAAAAACTTGATTGTTTTGCTTATAATCCCAAATTAAAGATGAAAATTGATCTGATCCAATAGAGATACTACTAGAGGCAAAATGTCTTTAACAGTCTTCAACATCAGAATTGAAGCAAACAGATGCCTTTATGCTGCCAATAAGAACACTATCTTAGATTTTGATGCTGACGGGTTTTGCTGACAACAATTTGCTGCAATAGATGAGGTGAAGTCACTCAATAGACGGACTTTAGAACATCCTTCTGTCaggaaaccatctcaaccaaaagcttaaaaaagcttaagctgatggttgGAATCCCAACATTGGTTCTCTGATACCATGTCacgaaaccatctcaaccaaaagcttaagctgatGATTGGAGTCCCAAGATCGGTTTTATACTCTTAACACCTTCAACCAATGAATTGACCGCATCCCTTCTCACTCAGTCACACTCTATTGAAGAGTATCCCTAACACACATACCCGCCTTACGCCTTACCCTAGAACTGCCCTTCCTAGTTCAATTTCAATCCAGCTAAAACACTTCTACAAGGCTACACCTTATCAAAAAATATCAATCACAAATTACCATCCAATCCTCAATTCTTAATCACTCATAAACCAACATTTCCAACATCCCACAAATATACTATCagtcattcattcattcatttctcCTACTTGGACCCTCCCCTCAACAAAACTATTGCTTGCAATATTGCATGCCTCTCCAAACACATTAATCCCCTTTAAAATCACCACAAATTATAaaataagacggtcttacatgTGAGACGGTCTAtttctatttaaaaaaaaaatcatttattgTAAATAAATGAGCTGTCTATTTATACAATAAGACCGTCTCATCAAAGTATAAAACCGTCTCACGCAATAATCACTGTAAAATCACAAGTTCACAACACATAAACATAAGTAATGGAAAAGGGCACAACATGGTATCATGGTGATCATAAAGTTTGAAACTTTAAGCAAAACAATGGCAATTGAATTGAAAATGTAGAGATAATATGAGATTAATTAAATTCTAAACTCGAGAGGACAAGTGCTGAAGTGCAGATACCTTCTTAATCAAAGGGCGTATGTTTGATGTCCAAGAATCAATCCATGATGGCAGTCGAGCGTATTGTTGATTTCGCAGTAACGGCTCACCTGTAATTTGTATTGGACTTTCGAGCCCAAATCGACTCGACCTAATTTTAATCGGGTTTGGGAATATAACCCCAAGTAAAATGACTACGAGTAATCCAACCTGCTAAACCTCGTCGACATTTTACTAATTATCGTTGATACGGAGTATTTTTTAATGACTTTCCT
The Silene latifolia isolate original U9 population chromosome 11, ASM4854445v1, whole genome shotgun sequence genome window above contains:
- the LOC141610792 gene encoding uncharacterized protein LOC141610792, which translates into the protein MGKSREIFAKNNAILWVFLVMLSNNLLILPVLSATNTIIDNNNYGNEKNYYSSPADPHVTTPSSGSHHHGSHHKPPSKGGSGGYYPSPTPTPPSGGGGGTYNPPLVPSPPIGGGSGGGCSCPTPTTPSLPPPTGGGGGSYYPPTTPVSPSTPLVPSPPFITPIVPTPPTFPISPPTPFDPNTPPFPCTYWGSHPALIFGALGWWATLGGIMGVATLPGLGTSSTSLQQVLNNPRNDGYGSLYREGAASYLNSMATKNFYFTTPQVKDGFLSSLNSEKAAARQARLFKLANEGKLKKFV